CAGTCAACACCCGAATATTAAATAACAATGTCTCGGCCCACTTGAATCTGTCAACATAGAGGAGCGTTAACCCAATACTTCAGAGTGGTATTACCAATGTGTGATTGTTGAATAGGCATTTGTTTAGGCTGTCAGTTTACCAGTTGAAAGCATGCAAGGCATTGTCAGAAATGTTTGGATCAGATGTTAACTATGAGTAAGTCAGATTACGTTGAAACGCCCCCGGTTACCTTGAGAATTTTTGAAATCAACACCCTTGTGGTTCTCAGGTGGGATGTCCCAAAACATCGCTGTCACAAGGCAGGTGCGAGCTGGTTAGCTACTTAACAAATTAGCTTTGACAGATCGTAGGGCAGAACAGAGGCCGTCTTATGTATTGTTCCTTTGCTTCCTCATTCTAGTCAACATTCAGACATTTGTAGTCACAGTTTGCCACCCGCTACTCAAATTACGGTTGTTTCAGGCAGGGGCTAGTTTGGCTTAACCACATGATGTAAAATAAGACGTCTGGAAAGCCCTTAGATGATGGACAAGGCAGTTTGTTTTGTTATGCACACTTTTTATTTTACATAAACGCTGTGTATATATTCTTATCGGCCACAGCAACCAAAAGACATAGCATCCCTACTTGTAAACACTGTAGCTAGCTGCAGCCCCGAGCTTTGTGCAGGAGGGGGATTCCCCGTCCGTAAATAGCACTGGGAAGTTTTCTGATGATCATAGTTTGCGGCGGGGTCAGGGCCTAGGACAAAGGTCACCAATGAAATGCCTAGTCATATTTGGCGATTTTACTTCACGTATCTTCATCTGAAAGTATCTCTTTTACATTCCATTTAATTTCGTGTATTTCTATTGCTTGGTAACACAAAATGGTAAGGATTGAAATTTGTAGTCTCGCATGGCAAGCTGGATATGCTCTCATAGTACACGTATTGCACAGACACTTGGACCTGTGTCCCGTCATCGGGAATCCCCAGCATTAAATTCTAGCATGTTCTTTAATGATGCCAACTGGTACTAACAACAGCTACCTCATTGTCTCCGTTGGCACCACAATTCAAACCACAGGACCTACGAAGAGAGCTACTGTATTTTACTAGTGTCCTTCTGGTTTCAGAGCTTAATTATAGCGGTCACCAAACCGAGCAGGTATCACACGACGCTACTGCTAGCTGCCGGCGCCATCTGCAAATGGAGGACTCCACATCCGATCTGCTAGAGGACTGCAAAAACCTGAACACGTCAGAGCTGCCGCCGCTAGTTCTCATCGACGGAGAAATGCTCAACTGGGACATGTCCAAAGCACAGCTCGTGCAGACTTCACAGGAGGATATTGAATCCCCATCTACTTCTCATAAAGAAGAGCCTAAGGAACTGAAGCAATGTAGCCAAACCGAAAAGCAGTCCGATGTTCAAGTCGTGGTGCCGAACTTTGAGATGCTAAACAAACCGCCGGACAGCCGAGTGCAGAGACAGGTAAAAATGGGAACTGAACATTAGTTTACTTTTCGGGAATAGCCGAAAGCGAAAGTTGATTatcacgtctgcaggtagcatAGTGTTTATTGGtaacaagaaaaacaatacaTGCATACAAGTGTCCAGTATCTTAGCCTTATAAATAGTTCAGTCGTTTAAAACTTAATAAAATACTTAAGATAAGTATACATAAAAAGCTCGATTGTCCTTTCGTTTCACGAAAACGAGTCTTGAGAAAACATGAAGATGAGTTCAACGCGGCAAAGTTCCTCTTTGCATTTTTTGAAGGTCTTTAACCATTGTTCCAGACGATAAGAGATGATACCGTGAACTGATTTCTGTGACGGtatgtacgaagttagattacaGACCCATTGTAAACTGATCTTTACTAACATGGCGGTCGAGTCAGAGGATGCGGAGATGGTAGTAAAATATAGAGACCCGCGCCAGGAGGGACTGGGTTTGTCCAAATGTTGAAGTTATTTTCCCTGTTACGACATCTTTCTGAACTGCAAAAATCCATTTCAAACACAATTTTTAGAGAGGCTTTGAATCATTAAATGATTTATCGTTACATTGACGTTTTGGCTGATCAGTCTCTGACTGACAAGCACTGTTGAAAGTTCAGCAGTCTAGAAAGTCGTGTGACGATGTAACTGGTTTGCCCTTACATGATCACGTTAAACGAAAGTAAACAAACAGCAGAAAAACTAAGTTACAGGAACCTTGATGTTGTATGTTATACGCCGTTGCTTTGAACTCACACGTATTCACAGAGCCAACTTCGAAACAGAATACGTAATGCACTGTGAAAAGAGGAACTAAAATTCAGTAGGTGAAACACCAACGTTCGAAAGGGCACTGCCTGTAATCGATGCAACATGTTCAGTTCAATTGTGGTGACCTATACGGTTTCATGATCATGAATACAATATTACTATATTTATGTTGTGTGATGAGTACATTTGTTTATATTATGAGCGTTCCTTCGAAGAGGAGAAGTTGTTTCAACTGACAGTGTCTTTCGTTTTTGTGGGGGAAATGATACTCCCTTACCCGTCCATGTAAATATGACGAAAAATACCAACCTTACCCAATAACTTCTTTGAACGCACATGAGAAATGACTTCATATCCAGTTCAGCTCCACATCGACGCTATAACAAAAAGTACCGTCAGTTGATTCCGCGTTTCCTTATAATATCAAGTCAAAATGTGTCCTGCTGAGTTTCCGCATTAGTGTGCAATGGTGTCCTCCTTTAGGAAAAGGACTGAACACCCAAAGAACTAATATGACAATCGCAGACCATTTGAGATAAGTAGCTTGTGAAGTTATATACCTATCTGTTAACATTATTGTTGATGATAAATATATACATTACCCAGGTGAGTAAGGAAGATGAAGAGCGGACGAGAATTCGCAGGGAGAAGAACAGAGCCGCAGCCGAAAGATGTCGTCAGAAAAGCAAGGATCGGGCGGAAGGTCTCAGGAAGGTGAGGTCCATGTTtataaaatcatcatcataaataaatgaatggttGAAGACCTTAATTGTACATTATTGCCCAACCGTGCTacgtacaggtcacaacaaagacaaaatatgtatattaaaGTATCAAGATTTAGCCTATCTCAGACGTTCGGCTTCCTCTCAATTcttaggactgtatgggtttagcaatAGTCGGTTTGTCAGATATCTTTTTTATTAGGTTGCTGTTCAGTACACATAGCCAGGGCTGGCCAagtagcctgtggctattacaaagggctagcacAGCTGACAGAAACAAAGACAATACCCATGGAATTTGACCTTGGGAAAAATAGACTAAATAGCAGTAGTCTgagtacatatatataaatagaAACTATTGTATTATTGATAAGCGCTGACAGAAGAAAAATTGCTACATAATCGTCCCCAAATGGCCCATATGGCACATAGCACAGCCGAATCTTCATCGAGATTACTTAGTTATTCTAAGAGGAAATACGTAGACCACAGCTAATCTCAAGACTGAATGTCTTCCTTTTATAAATCATGATCATTTCTGGATCATGAAAGATGCAGATATTGCCATCGCTTTTCTTAGAAATTGTTTCAGGTTTGTTCAAGGCGGTGGTACGGTAATGATGACGTCCTATTCTCGTTCCCATGCAGAAAACACTTCACCTGGAAAACTCGAACTCAGGGTTGCGCGCGGAGATCGGGCGGTTGAAGCTGGAACTGAGGACACTCAGGGCAGAAGTCGCCAGACACATGACACTGTGCCACAGCGGGGAGATAATAGCACAAGAGTGGCAGGATTTTATGAGGAAACTTGAGACTAGCAATGATCCATAAAACTCTATCAACCctctccgccatcttggatttggagGTCATCAAGAGTCGTTACCAGTCCCATGTTTGAAACCGACCTATCAGCCTCAGTGTTTGCACCTGCGTTAACTTTCGTTACCGATTCGTTCAAATTAGTGTGACTGCTAGGCTGTAGCTTTAATATCCAATAGTTTATTAGGGGACTCGAAAAAAACATTGAcagtataaacaaacaaacaaacaaaaacatacaaaacatattGAGAGTTCAAAGTTCATTCAGAGTTCAAAGGTCATTACTTGGGTTATTCCgagtttcatacatgtatgtacatgatatatgatatgatgagTTATGATTAGACGATGCATGTCattgtattgtttgttgtcATGTATATATTAAATTAAGACCCAATGTCTCGAGTTGAATAGAGTTATTAGCACTGTAACGTTTACAAAAAAATCCGAAGCGCTGATGGAGTGTTTATAGGAAGTATACCTGGCTGAATGATATTCCCCTGCTAAAGTAAACAGACTTTAggcttgttgttttttcctgtGATAATTGGGAATCCcttgaatatatacacaatttagTTGACTAATTAGGGGGTTCCCGTTTGATGCAATGCAGTTGGGGAGTCTAAAACAGGTAGAAGAGTCTACATGGGGTTTTCTAAACGGATTAAATAGATTTACTAGGTAGAAAGTTTaactatgtgtatatgtgtgtatatgcaAGGCGCTCTTGCACAATAACATATGCACAatggtacatacatacaaaagatTTTTACAGAAAATAATGATGAGTTAAATGGCTTTGGGGTTTGCGTACTGTCAGTGCGCATGCGTAGTACTGCATATCACGTATGCAACACGAGACTTTTATTCCAACAGGGGAATCCCCTTCCGAGAGGTCAACACGTCGACTGAGTCCAGTAGGgtaaacaaataacaaacattAGGGTGGAAAGTACCAAGTGTGTTTGGACGCCTGCCCTGAAATGACTGTCGTTGGTACACATCAGGAGAAGAAGCAAGACACACCCGCAACCGCACCCTTGCTCGTGCAGCAATATTTACAGGCTAAAGCTAGGGTGCGGTGTTTCAGTGTTTGACGGAAGATGTCTGAAAACTCGTTCAACGAGGTTCCGGACCAGCCACCGCTGATTCTGCTCGCAGGGGAGAGCGAAGTGCACTGGGCAGCAGCCCAAATTCATTCTCAGCCTGCCCCAAGCTCAGTACAACATTCGCACTCGTCCACTTTTGTGAAAGAGGGCCAAGAAGAAAGACTGACATGGGATCCCCCTGAGTTTGAACCAACGGAGACGTTGTCATCACAAAAGGTATGGCCGCCCAATTAAGACATTTACCAGAAGCGAAAGTAAAAGTACACAGAAAGGTCATACGTATGATTGGCAGGGCGTTTCTTCGATTATGAAATTGATACCAATGTTGTATTTATCTTCAGCATAAAAGTCTCATCGacgcaagaaaaacaaaattgaagtATTTCATCCCTTGTGGCGTATAGTGCTTAAAGTACATGCAAACAAAATGTGAATACCTGACACCCAAGGGACTAATAAACTAATAAAGGAGATAAAATGTACGGAGATAAAAGTTATTAGGAAATTCCGCGCAGCTTACTTTGATCCATATAATCTCTTTACATGCCAAACCAAAGGACAAGGAACATTCCAGACTACGGAGAGAGAAGAACAGGGGTGCGGCCGCTAGGTGTCGCCTCAGGAGAAGGGACCGAGAAGAGAGACTGAGGAAGGTGCGTGATGATATAACGTCACTGATCCCAAATACTACACTTAAATCGTTGCAATTGCCGGATGTGAATATTATATGTTTAGAAATTAAATGCTAGCATGTTCACGTGTGTGAAAAGATCTGACATATCTATCTCAATAAAAATGTCAGTTAACAAGGTATCCGTAGTGCAAAATATCTCTAAGGACATGTTTTGGCTCTAAACTATAGCTAGTCTGAAGTCATTGGAACGCAGCGTGAGGGTATAATGGGCATACAATACATCCAATACAATATACGTAGTGCTCGATTTTGGTTCACTTGTACGTATAGAGGCATGCATAAAAAGTATTACTAAATTCTTACCATGCATTGTTTTCATAACCGGGCTCGTTATGAAGACTTCTTTGaatcaacaaacaaatgaaAGGTATAACTTTTAATGAATGTGCTGATGTTAGAAATGAAGCACGTCATCTCTGAACCGATGGAGATTAATATTGTTTCCTTTCCCTCCGTACAGAACACGGTTCGTCTGGAGAACGCCAACTCTGGACTCCGTGCGGAGATAGCGCGGCTACAGCACGAGCTGAAGGGTCTGTCCACACACGCCATGAGCCACATGGAACTCTGTCATCGCGGGGAGGAACACCGAGGAACACACTGGACCACTGACCAGTTAGCCTGGAGAACACCAACTCAGGACTCCGTGCGGAGATGGCGCGGCTACAGCATGAACACATGTCCACACACGTCATGAGCCACATGGAAATCTGTCATCCCGGGGAGggactagtctccaagcagacgtgtcagcagAATCTATTTGTCCAAATAGGGACAAACAAAGTTGCCATgagatttcagtcagtcttttgcagtctatgcAGCTATCACTGTTCAGCTATCCGCCAGTCGGTCAGTTAAACCCTTGGCCAATTAATCCCTACTAGACTTGTATTATTCCTCACATGGCCAAAGTCCCTTATTACTATCCCGCCCTGCTTGAGACTAGAGAGGAACGCTACCACTTGGCaggccctctttccactagacagtGACTGTTGAGCGACCGCACAGCGACCAAAACTGGCTTTGTGTGACCATAGATTTCATCCTTTGAATGTGACGAAACATGTGAAATTATGCATGATTTGCAGGCAACGAAACACAcacattttcttaaaattgtTCAGCATGAAAGatgttgagcgatctgtcaaattagTTGCGCAGACTCTGTTTCAAACTATTTTTCCGGCCTAACTTGTTAAAATGGCTTGCTGACTCATTACTTTTTCATGCAGTACTAGTAACCGATGTTACTTCTTCTTTTAGACATAACATATCAAATTGTTGAGTCGTTATTAACCCAGCCATTTGATATGTTTTGCCTTCCTCAATTTCTCTTTTATCCCACATCAGCAGTATGTATCCCCTAAATGCATAATAAAGTCTCCGATTGTAAATAAGTAGTTACACATAGAAGAGTCAACATGGGGTTTGTAAATTGTTAATCTCAACCACCCGGTGCTGCGTTCTTCTCGTCTCAACTTTGGGCTACGCATTGTCGTCTCAACGTCAATATTTCTAACCCGGAAGTTGTAGCTTTGAGGAGCATCGCACTGAGGCCATGGGGTTCTCGTAGTTATGCAGACCATACCGAATGCCTTTCCACTGAAACCATAGTGTTAAGCTTATAAAACTTGGTATCCGCTTCTGTTTTTGTTCCCTGAAGTTGTGACGTGTGGAAGTTCTTCACCTGTGGAAATACCCCGCGCTACCATGGAAACGGAGAGACGGCGTCAGGTGATGTTTGTGTGAAAGGAGAGCGGGGCTTTCCACAAGTGAAGTCCATTGTTACACCTTTGTACGGGTAAACATTAGATACCCGTGTCAGGGTCAAAGGTCTCCGGTGACGTCACAGTCAAGGGGCTTTCCTACGACTAAACAGCAGTCGACCGCAACACGTTTTGATACTAGTACTGGTGTGTATATGtgaatgacaaaaataaaactatttCAATATTAGAAATTCGTTTCtcaataaaaccaccgcgaacatttaacaTAGTAATACGACGTACCGTTGTTTTTACTAAATTGATACTGTTTTCTTTCTCACTTAACTTGTCGAAAGCGATAGAATTAGAAAGCGTATTTGGTACTTTGTACCTTTGCCCATTCAGcttaaagaaacaagaaagctaaACAGACAATATCCAAGTTATCAACCTTTGTACACTGTTCCTTCGCCGTTTAAATAAAAATCAACACCCCTCGAATTTTCCTGAAATGGTACGCCCTAAACAAATCGGCGTTAGTTTACTCGTGATTTGAATGTTGTGACAGCGCTAGTCCCTGCGGTACTTTGGACTGCCCGGTGTCAATACGCTGCCGGCTTGGTCTCTAGGCACCGATATCCCCATCATTTAGTCATTTTATCAACGCAATATACGTGGCATAGACAGCACGAAACCCGTGCCGCTCTAGGATTATTTAGAAACGATCATCGATCGAGGTGTGCGCCCGGAAGTGTCTACCGGTCTGTTACTCCCGGCACATTCCCTTCGCAAAATGCTGCTCGGTCGCGCCCTCCCTCTGACCAGACAAGCGCTCAGAGAGGTGAGTCGTCTCTTCTCTCCCTGGGGTAATAACAGACCACCCGTTTTATAGGAAGCTTTTCTACAGGCAGCTCCCGTGTTAGCAGCACCATTTGTACACACCTGTGATGATATGAACACGAGACGTTGCATCATAGATCATAACGTTCGCCCGGTGCTGATGAAATCGTACAGCCTTAACGGCCATGGTGATTATTTCTGTTTGCGCTTTCCTCCCTTTGCGCTGTAGACAAATTACACCCACAGTAACACTGTTTGCTATTGTCTCTTGAATATTCAGCTCGACTGGCAGGGCCGTTGGAAGAAAAATGGCCGATCTGAGATGTATATTCTAAAACAGCCTCAGTCGACATTGCTGTTAGC
The sequence above is drawn from the Branchiostoma floridae strain S238N-H82 chromosome 4, Bfl_VNyyK, whole genome shotgun sequence genome and encodes:
- the LOC118413125 gene encoding fos-related antigen 2-like → MSENSFNEVPDQPPLILLAGESEVHWAAAQIHSQPAPSSVQHSHSSTFVKEGQEERLTWDPPEFEPTETLSSQKDKEHSRLRREKNRGAAARCRLRRRDREERLRKNTVRLENANSGLRAEIARLQHELKGLSTHAMSHMELCHRGEEHRGTHWTTDQLAWRTPTQDSVRRWRGYSMNTCPHTS
- the LOC118413491 gene encoding cyclic AMP-dependent transcription factor ATF-2-like, with the translated sequence MEDSTSDLLEDCKNLNTSELPPLVLIDGEMLNWDMSKAQLVQTSQEDIESPSTSHKEEPKELKQCSQTEKQSDVQVVVPNFEMLNKPPDSRVQRQVSKEDEERTRIRREKNRAAAERCRQKSKDRAEGLRKKTLHLENSNSGLRAEIGRLKLELRTLRAEVARHMTLCHSGEIIAQEWQDFMRKLETSNDP